The Syngnathus acus chromosome 3, fSynAcu1.2, whole genome shotgun sequence genome includes a window with the following:
- the LOC119120598 gene encoding E3 ubiquitin-protein ligase RNF128-like gives MGKKTQGALLLLLCLSGLVHCSAAMVFWTAVVEVNYFISPNKTVEKDCECGLFGGNSPLAEAAGVVVLPTGDPKGCGPDPAYNASAFPWIALIKRGNCTFSEKINGAKRQGASAVVVYNVDGSGNSSTQMTHFEALEIVSIMTGNIIGAEIAGLVRNGTEVRMIIHTGSPHGPWMDNYWIYFMSIAFFIVTAASVAYFLFISANRLYNMRAHRRAEKKLKSAAKKAIGCLKVRTLKGDDQETTSDSHMCAVCIESYKAGEVVTVLTCDHIFHKACIEPWLLEKRTCPMCKCDILKALGVEEEEKETMSRAPLQEATVITVAGGEAMYEVPLTDPLNSDHERQQHHYDNRAFEEEGARGQ, from the coding sequence ATGGGTAAGAAGACGCAAGGCGCCTTGTTGCTTCTGCTGTGTTTGTCAGGACTCGTTCACTGCTCAGCCGCCATGGTTTTCTGGACTGCTGTGGTGGAAGTCAACTATTTCATCAGCCCCAACAAGACTGTGGAGAAAGACTGCGAGTGCGGACTGTTCGGCGGAAATTCGCCGCTCGCTGAAGCCGCGGGTGTTGTCGTTCTCCCCACGGGAGATCCCAAAGGCTGCGGCCCAGATCCTGCATACAACGCCAGCGCCTTCCCCTGGATAGCGCTGATCAAACGGGGAAACTGTACGTTCAGCGAGAAGATCAACGGAGCCAAACGTCAAGGAGCATCCGCCGTGGTGGTGTACAATGTGGACGGCAGCGGCAACAGCTCCACTCAAATGACGCACTTTGAGGCTCTGGAAATTGTCTCCATCATGACCGGCAACATTATAGGCGCGGAGATCGCTGGCTTGGTGAGGAACGGAACGGAAGTGCGCATGATCATCCACACGGGCAGCCCTCACGGCCCCTGGATGGACAACTACTGGATTTACTTCATGTCCATCGCCTTCTTCATTGTGACAGCCGCCTCGGTGGCATACTTCTTGTTCATCTCGGCGAACCGCCTCTACAACATGCGCGCCCACAGGCGAGCTGAGAAGAAGCTGAAGTCCGCGGCTAAGAAGGCCATCGGCTGCCTCAAAGTGCGCACGCTGAAGGGAGACGACCAGGAGACGACGAGCGACTCGCACATGTGCGCCGTGTGCATCGAGTCGTACAAGGCGGGCGAGGTGGTGACCGTGCTCACGTGCGATCACATTTTCCACAAAGCCTGCATCGAACCGTGGCTGCTGGAGAAAAGGACCTGCCCCATGTGCAAATGTGACATCCTCAAGGCTCTCGGagttgaggaggaggagaaggagaccATGTCCCGAGCTCCGCTACAAGAGGCCACCGTCATCACAGTGGCGGGCGGGGAGGCCATGTATGAAGTCCCACTAACCGACCCACTGAACTCTGACCATGAGAGACAACAGCATCACTATGACAACAGGGCCTTTGAGGAGGAGGGTGCCAGAGGACAGTGA